In a genomic window of Thermogemmata fonticola:
- a CDS encoding prenyltransferase/squalene oxidase repeat-containing protein, giving the protein MKRWVSFLAAALFPACLAGAGLMALPAQEPPEADKPPPAPFDDRVTIDPEVQAAIDKALRFLARVQLSDGSWGNTAMTGFALLAFMANGHLPNQGEHGKVVSAGVRHLITQTREDGYLINARGGNMYCHGIAALALTQVVSMTGDEDVRKVTKKAIDLILKTQNYEGGWRYDPSPTGADISVTIMQVMALRGAKDIGLHVPDKVLENSIKYINRCRDARTGGYRYMPYSAGAGFARTAAGICVLQLCGKYDAEEIQQGVRFLERVGDDRAHFWYGHYYAAHALNQVGGEVWERYYKRMRDFLLAPGYQRPTGEWYDPRREPQYGPVYQTSIAVLILSIPAHYLPIYQK; this is encoded by the coding sequence ATGAAACGATGGGTTTCCTTCCTGGCCGCCGCTCTCTTCCCCGCCTGCCTCGCGGGTGCGGGACTGATGGCATTACCCGCCCAGGAACCGCCGGAGGCCGACAAGCCCCCGCCCGCCCCCTTCGATGACCGGGTCACCATCGACCCCGAAGTGCAAGCCGCCATCGACAAAGCCCTACGCTTCCTCGCCCGCGTCCAGCTCTCCGACGGCTCCTGGGGCAATACCGCCATGACCGGCTTTGCCCTCCTCGCCTTCATGGCCAATGGCCACCTCCCCAACCAAGGCGAACATGGCAAAGTCGTCTCCGCCGGCGTCCGCCACCTCATCACTCAAACCCGCGAGGATGGCTACCTCATCAATGCTCGCGGCGGCAACATGTACTGCCACGGCATCGCCGCTCTGGCTTTGACCCAGGTCGTCAGTATGACTGGCGATGAAGACGTCCGCAAAGTCACCAAAAAAGCCATCGACCTGATCCTCAAAACCCAAAACTACGAAGGCGGCTGGCGCTACGATCCCTCCCCCACCGGCGCGGACATCTCCGTGACCATCATGCAGGTCATGGCCCTGCGCGGCGCCAAAGACATCGGCCTGCACGTCCCCGATAAAGTCCTGGAAAACTCCATCAAATACATCAACCGCTGCCGCGATGCCCGCACGGGCGGCTACCGCTACATGCCCTACTCCGCCGGCGCCGGCTTCGCCCGCACCGCCGCCGGCATCTGCGTCCTGCAACTCTGCGGCAAATACGACGCCGAGGAAATCCAGCAAGGCGTCCGCTTCCTCGAACGTGTCGGCGATGACCGCGCCCACTTCTGGTACGGCCACTACTATGCCGCCCACGCCCTCAACCAGGTCGGCGGCGAAGTCTGGGAACGCTACTACAAACGCATGCGCGACTTCCTCCTCGCCCCCGGCTACCAACGCCCCACCGGCGAATGGTACGACCCCCGCCGCGAACCCCAATACGGCCCCGTCTATCAAACCTCCATCGCCGTCCTCATCCTGAGCATCCCCGCTCACTACCTGCCCATCTACCAAAAGTGA
- a CDS encoding branched-chain amino acid ABC transporter permease has protein sequence MKLLRHWVLILFGLLAVYPWLPVSSANRGEQFTILFIYAILAQGLNVVLGLTGLLHLGIAAFFGIGAYTVGILTVGFFPFQQSFLVAAAAAVLMAALVGVLTTAPILRLRGDYLALVTLGLGLIVLYAIRNLDPITEGTKGISPIDAGPVPGWSGKNLHSWRLKSDWGLHWYNYPYFYYLCLLLLGGVLLLVRNLEHSRLGRAWVALREDELAATCMGLNPARLKLAAIAVGAGLGGLAGALYAMALRTTGNPQTYDFTLSMLMICCVILGGMGNRNGVLLGTFLLIGFDRILTGILDNQIQALVGSASPYLKLSGWRLIIFGLVLILMMRFRPEGLLPAKRIQVELHPEIGEALGQAAAEAEVAQKDSSVPVSPAPLRPPGPAS, from the coding sequence ATGAAACTGCTGCGACATTGGGTGCTGATCCTCTTTGGACTGTTGGCAGTCTATCCTTGGCTGCCGGTGTCGAGCGCCAATCGGGGCGAACAGTTTACCATCCTGTTCATTTATGCGATCCTGGCCCAGGGGCTGAATGTGGTGCTGGGCCTGACCGGCTTGTTGCATTTGGGCATCGCCGCCTTCTTCGGCATCGGGGCGTACACCGTCGGCATCTTGACGGTGGGGTTTTTTCCCTTCCAGCAGTCGTTTCTGGTGGCGGCGGCGGCGGCGGTGCTCATGGCGGCCCTGGTCGGCGTGCTGACCACCGCGCCGATCCTGCGCCTACGGGGGGACTATTTGGCCCTCGTCACCCTCGGCTTGGGGCTGATCGTTCTCTACGCCATCCGCAATCTCGACCCGATTACGGAAGGGACGAAAGGGATCAGCCCGATCGACGCGGGACCGGTGCCGGGCTGGAGCGGGAAAAACTTGCACTCCTGGCGGCTCAAGAGCGATTGGGGCCTGCACTGGTACAACTACCCGTACTTCTATTACCTCTGCCTGCTGCTGTTGGGCGGCGTGCTGCTTCTGGTGCGGAACCTGGAGCATTCGCGGCTGGGGCGGGCGTGGGTCGCCTTGCGGGAAGATGAGCTGGCGGCCACCTGCATGGGTCTGAATCCGGCCCGGCTGAAACTGGCGGCGATCGCCGTCGGCGCGGGATTGGGCGGCTTGGCCGGCGCCCTTTACGCCATGGCCCTGCGCACCACCGGCAACCCCCAGACCTATGACTTCACCCTCTCTATGCTCATGATCTGCTGCGTCATTCTCGGCGGCATGGGGAACCGCAACGGCGTGCTGTTGGGCACCTTCCTGCTCATCGGTTTTGACCGCATTTTGACCGGCATCCTGGATAATCAGATCCAAGCCCTGGTGGGCAGCGCCTCGCCGTATCTCAAGCTCAGCGGCTGGCGGCTGATCATCTTCGGCCTGGTCCTGATCCTGATGATGCGCTTCCGGCCGGAAGGGTTGCTCCCTGCCAAGCGGATTCAGGTGGAGCTGCACCCGGAGATCGGGGAGGCGCTGGGCCAGGCGGCGGCGGAAGCGGAAGTGGCGCAAAAGGACAGCAGCGTGCCAGTGTCACCAGCCCCGCTTCGACCGCCGGGACCCGCCTCCTGA
- a CDS encoding ABC transporter ATP-binding protein, with amino-acid sequence MTAGHSAAPFPASAPAASSAATAPLLQVEDLEAGYGPINVLHRLHLTVYPGEIVAIIGANGAGKTTTLMTISGIVKARTGRILFQGRDLVAEKIPAHDIVRLGLAHAPEGRKIFPRLTVRENLDLGAFTRRDPQGVAEDLEKVFTLFPILRQRQHQLGGLLSGGEQQMLAIARALMARPRLLLLDEPSLGLAPQVVVQIFQVIRELNRQGVSVLLVEQNARMALKHAHRGYVLETGRVTLTGTGEELLHDPRVRAAYLGE; translated from the coding sequence ATGACTGCTGGGCACTCGGCCGCCCCGTTCCCTGCGTCGGCACCGGCGGCTTCCTCCGCCGCCACTGCCCCCTTGCTCCAGGTCGAGGACCTCGAAGCTGGCTATGGCCCCATCAACGTCCTCCACCGCTTGCACCTGACCGTCTATCCCGGCGAGATCGTGGCCATCATCGGTGCCAACGGCGCTGGTAAAACGACCACGCTCATGACGATCTCCGGCATTGTCAAGGCCCGCACAGGACGCATCCTCTTCCAGGGGCGCGACCTCGTGGCCGAGAAAATCCCCGCCCATGACATCGTCCGTCTCGGACTAGCTCACGCCCCGGAAGGCCGCAAAATCTTCCCCCGTCTCACCGTCCGCGAGAACCTTGACCTCGGCGCCTTCACCCGCCGCGATCCCCAAGGCGTCGCCGAGGACCTGGAGAAAGTCTTCACCCTTTTCCCGATTCTCCGCCAGCGCCAGCACCAGCTCGGCGGCCTCCTCTCCGGCGGCGAACAGCAAATGCTGGCCATCGCCCGCGCCCTGATGGCCCGGCCCCGCCTGCTGTTGCTCGATGAACCCTCCCTGGGACTGGCCCCGCAGGTCGTCGTCCAAATCTTCCAGGTCATCCGCGAGCTGAACCGCCAGGGCGTCTCCGTGCTCCTCGTCGAACAGAATGCCCGCATGGCCCTCAAACATGCCCACCGCGGCTACGTCCTGGAAACCGGCCGAGTTACGCTCACCGGC
- a CDS encoding branched-chain amino acid ABC transporter permease, protein MAELFASSEPAVGFLQFLMLGLVIGSLYALIALGYTMVYGIIELINFAHGDLFMLGSFVALGVAIWPMGVTSADAPTGAIMATVALMLLVTPVFCALLNVTVDRVVYRPLRQSPKLTVIVSAIGVSFIFMNIGLLWRGATPVKFPDLIGDTNLLEGTGLRFTWEDLLVVAVTVPTMIALTLFVRYTTLGKAMRATAQNPVAAQLMGINVNQVIAVTFALGGALAGVASVIYGLYIKAVDYQMGFQNGLYAFTAAVLGGVGNIPGAVLGGLLIGVVGELSKAYLGAKWSEAVIFGILIVILLFRPTGLLGARTREKV, encoded by the coding sequence ATGGCGGAACTGTTCGCCTCGAGCGAACCGGCGGTAGGCTTTCTCCAGTTCCTGATGCTGGGGCTGGTGATCGGCTCGCTCTACGCCTTGATCGCCTTGGGCTACACGATGGTTTACGGCATCATCGAGTTGATCAATTTTGCCCACGGGGACCTGTTCATGCTGGGTTCTTTCGTGGCGCTGGGGGTGGCGATCTGGCCGATGGGAGTCACCAGTGCGGATGCTCCGACGGGAGCGATCATGGCCACGGTGGCGCTGATGCTCCTGGTCACACCGGTCTTTTGCGCCCTGCTCAACGTCACGGTGGACCGCGTGGTCTATCGCCCGTTGCGGCAGTCGCCGAAGCTGACGGTCATCGTCTCGGCTATTGGGGTGAGCTTCATTTTCATGAACATCGGTTTGCTCTGGCGGGGGGCGACGCCGGTGAAGTTCCCGGACTTGATCGGGGATACGAACCTGCTGGAAGGGACCGGCCTGCGCTTCACCTGGGAGGACCTGCTGGTCGTGGCGGTGACCGTGCCGACGATGATTGCCCTGACGCTGTTTGTGCGCTACACGACGCTGGGCAAGGCGATGCGGGCGACAGCCCAGAACCCGGTGGCCGCCCAGTTGATGGGGATCAATGTGAACCAGGTCATCGCGGTGACCTTCGCCCTGGGAGGAGCGCTAGCGGGGGTGGCTTCAGTGATCTACGGCCTTTACATCAAGGCGGTCGATTACCAGATGGGGTTCCAGAACGGCTTGTATGCCTTCACGGCAGCGGTGCTGGGTGGCGTGGGGAACATTCCGGGGGCGGTCTTGGGCGGGTTGCTCATCGGCGTGGTGGGGGAGTTGTCCAAAGCCTATTTGGGAGCTAAGTGGAGCGAGGCGGTCATTTTCGGCATCCTCATTGTCATCTTGCTGTTCCGCCCCACCGGCTTGCTGGGCGCGCGCACGCGGGAGAAGGTATGA
- a CDS encoding branched-chain amino acid ABC transporter substrate-binding protein: MPTRTCEGIIVNRRTFLTLAGGGFLWLASGCRGQRVIRIVSSLPRTGSAQGQTDTIVNGIRLAIEDYNGQVAGLPIDYKDLDDATAAQGQWDAAKEADNAREAAGDPQVLAYIGPYNSGASMVSQPILNEAGLVQISPSATWPGLTTRVPNNQKDEPNIYRPSGKLNFCRVCPNDFVQGPLSALFAHEVLKVKSVYILDDKELYGAGIATIFKQKCQELGIRVLGHDSIVATQKNFKAVIRGIVELKPDMLYFGGTSQSGAPQIAIDMLGEGLRVPLMVPDGCYEKAFIDAAGADTFRTIPCYATMGGYDPAFALEQGGTVAEFVKRYQARYHKMPEAYAIYGYECAKVVLEAIQKVGQPDREAVRQAVLATKDFDKGALGRWSFDENGDTTLRVLTISRIENGTFKPQRTIQE, translated from the coding sequence ATGCCGACCCGAACCTGCGAGGGCATCATCGTGAATCGCCGGACCTTTCTGACGTTAGCGGGAGGCGGATTTCTGTGGCTTGCCAGTGGGTGTCGCGGCCAGCGTGTCATCCGCATCGTTTCCAGTCTGCCGCGGACTGGCTCAGCCCAAGGGCAAACGGACACCATCGTCAACGGCATCCGCCTGGCGATCGAGGATTACAACGGCCAGGTCGCCGGTTTGCCCATCGACTACAAGGACCTCGACGACGCCACCGCCGCCCAGGGGCAATGGGACGCCGCCAAGGAAGCGGATAATGCCCGCGAAGCCGCCGGCGATCCCCAAGTTCTCGCCTACATCGGGCCGTACAACTCCGGCGCCTCGATGGTCTCCCAGCCTATCCTCAACGAAGCCGGACTGGTGCAAATCTCCCCCTCCGCCACCTGGCCCGGTCTGACCACGCGCGTCCCCAATAACCAAAAGGACGAACCCAACATCTACCGCCCCAGCGGCAAGCTCAACTTCTGCCGCGTCTGCCCCAACGACTTCGTCCAGGGTCCCTTGAGCGCCCTTTTTGCCCATGAAGTCCTCAAGGTCAAATCGGTCTACATCCTCGACGACAAGGAACTCTACGGCGCCGGCATCGCCACCATCTTCAAGCAAAAATGCCAGGAACTGGGCATCCGCGTCCTGGGGCATGACAGCATCGTCGCTACGCAGAAAAACTTCAAGGCCGTGATCCGGGGCATCGTCGAACTCAAACCGGACATGCTCTACTTCGGCGGCACCAGCCAAAGCGGCGCCCCGCAAATCGCCATCGACATGCTCGGCGAAGGCTTGCGCGTCCCCCTCATGGTCCCCGACGGCTGCTACGAGAAAGCCTTCATCGATGCCGCCGGTGCCGACACCTTCCGCACCATCCCCTGCTACGCCACCATGGGAGGCTACGACCCCGCCTTTGCCCTGGAACAAGGAGGCACCGTCGCCGAGTTCGTCAAGCGCTACCAGGCCCGCTACCACAAAATGCCCGAAGCCTACGCCATCTACGGCTACGAATGCGCCAAAGTCGTCCTGGAGGCGATCCAGAAAGTCGGCCAGCCCGACCGCGAAGCGGTCCGCCAAGCCGTCCTTGCCACCAAAGACTTCGACAAGGGCGCCCTCGGACGCTGGAGCTTCGATGAAAACGGCGACACCACCCTCCGCGTGCTCACCATCAGCCGCATCGAAAACGGCACCTTCAAACCCCAACGGACGATTCAAGAGTAA